The Mangifera indica cultivar Alphonso chromosome 8, CATAS_Mindica_2.1, whole genome shotgun sequence genome has a window encoding:
- the LOC123222457 gene encoding protease Do-like 9 isoform X1: MPEARKRRHKPKPAETETLTMDYQYTNPTPRNDAAVAETHHKPSSPRLTRGRARRTLTEDENNNINVDSSNSNFGHLASAERSRHGDANEITVLPPRSDSVAVKVVPSMDAVVKVFCVHTEPNFSLPWQRKRQFSSSSSGFIVGGRRVLTNAHSVEHHTQVKLKKRGSDRKYLATVLSIGIECDIAILTVNDDEFWEGVSPVEFGDLPALQDAVTVVGYPIGGDTISVTSGVVSRMEILSYCQQSTELLGLQIDAAINFGNSGGPAFNDKGKCVGIAFQSLKHEDVENIGYVIPTPVIMHFIQDYVRNGDYTGFPILGVEWQKMENPDLRLSMGMRCDQKGVRIRRIEPTAPESQVLKPSDIIISFDGIDIANDGTVPFRHGERISFSYLVSQKYTGDTAIVKVFRNLEVIEFNIKLATHKRLIPAHINGRPPSYYIMAGFVFTAVTVPYLHSEYGKDYEFDAPAKLLDKFLHAMAQSVDEQVVVISQVLVAEINIGYEKIVNTQVLAFNGKPVRNLKSLADMVESCEDEYLKFDLEYQQIVVLQTKTAKAATSDILSTHCIPSAMSDDLKT, encoded by the exons ATGCCGGAAGCAAGAAAACGTCGACACAAACCCAAACCCGCCGAAACCGAAACCTTAACCATGGACTATCAATACACCAACCCCACTCCCAGAAACGACGCCGCCGTCGCCGAGACTCATCACAAACCTTCTTCCCCTCGTCTCACACGTGGCCGTGCCAGACGAACCCTTACCGAAGACGAAAACAACAACATTAACGTTGACAGTTCCAACTCTAACTTCGGCCATTTGGCTTCCGCAGAACGAAGCAGACATGGAGATGCAAACGAAATTACGGTATTGCCCCCGAGGTCGGATAGCGTGGCAGTTAAAGTGGTGCCGTCGATGGACGCTGTCGTGAAAGTGTTCTGTGTTCACACGGAGCCGAATTTTTCGTTGCCGTGGCAGAGGAAACGGCAGTTTAGTTCGAGTAGTAGCGGGTTTATTGTGGGGGGAAGAAGAGTTTTGACTAATGCACATTCGGTTGAGCACCATACACAAGTCAAATTGAAAAAGCGAGGTTCCGATAGGAAATACTTGGCCACTGTTTTGTCTATTGGGATCGAGTGTGATATtg CAATTTTGACTGTTAACGATGATGAGTTTTGGGAAGGAGTTTCACCGGTAGAGTTTGGAGACTTACCAGCTCTCCAAGACGCTGTAACTGTTGTGGGGTATCCAATTGGGGGTGACACTATCTCTGTGACAAGTGGGGTTGTTTCGCGCATGGAGATACTGTCTTATTGCCAACAGTCAACTGAGCTACTGGGACTGCAG ATAGATGCCGCTataaattttggaaattctGGTGGACCTGCATTTAATGATAAGGGCAAATGTGTTGGTATTGCATTTCAATCTCTAAAACATGAGGATGTGGAAAATATAGGTTATGTGATACCCACACCTGTTATTATGCACTTTATTCAAGATTATGTCAGAAATGGTGATTATACAG GGTTCCCCATTCTTGGAGTTGAGTGGCAGAAGATGGAAAACCCTGATTTGCGTCTGTCAATGGGGATGAGATGTGATCAAAAAGGTGTTCGAATTAGAAGAATTGAACCAACAGCTCCAGAATCTCAGGTTCTGAAGCCATCTGATATTATCATTAGCTTTGATGGCATTGATATTGCTAACGATGGAACAG TCCCATTCAGGCATGGGGAGCGCATAAGTTTTAGTTACCTTGTTTCTCAAAAATACACTGGAGATACTGCTATTGTAAAAGTTTTCCGCAATTTAGAGGTTATAGAATTCAACATAAAACTTGCGACTCATAAGCGGCTCATCCCAGCACACATCAATGGCCGACCTCCTTCTTATTACATAATGGCAGGATTTGTCTTTACAGCTGTAACTGTTCCGTATCTGCATTCTGAG TATGGAAAGGATTATGAATTTGATGCTCCAGCCAAACTGTTGGATAAGTTTCTACACGCAATGGCACAATCTGTGGATGAACAGGTTGTTGTCATATCTCag GTGCTTGTGGCTGAAATCAATATTGGATACGAAAAAATTGTCAATACTCAG GTTCTTGCTTTCAATGGTAAGCCTGTGAGGAATCTTAAAAGCCTAGCTGACATGGTTGAGAGCTGTgaagatgaatatttaaaatttgatctgGAGTACCAACAG ATTGTGGTCCTACAGACTAAGACAGCCAAGGCAGCTACCTCTGACATCCTCTCAACACATTGTATACCTTCTGCTATGTCAGATGACCTCAAAACTTGA
- the LOC123222457 gene encoding protease Do-like 9 isoform X2 → MPEARKRRHKPKPAETETLTMDYQYTNPTPRNDAAVAETHHKPSSPRLTRGRARRTLTEDENNNINVDSSNSNFGHLASAERSRHGDANEITVLPPRSDSVAVKVVPSMDAVVKVFCVHTEPNFSLPWQRKRQFSSSSSGFIVGGRRVLTNAHSVEHHTQVKLKKRGSDRKYLATVLSIGIECDIAILTVNDDEFWEGVSPVEFGDLPALQDAVTVVGYPIGGDTISVTSGVVSRMEILSYCQQSTELLGLQIDAAINFGNSGGPAFNDKGKCVGIAFQSLKHEDVENIGYVIPTPVIMHFIQDYVRNGDYTGFPILGVEWQKMENPDLRLSMGMRCDQKGVRIRRIEPTAPESQVLKPSDIIISFDGIDIANDGTVPFRHGERISFSYLVSQKYTGDTAIVKVFRNLEVIEFNIKLATHKRLIPAHINGRPPSYYIMAGFVFTAVTVPYLHSEYGKDYEFDAPAKLLDKFLHAMAQSVDEQVVVISQVLAFNGKPVRNLKSLADMVESCEDEYLKFDLEYQQIVVLQTKTAKAATSDILSTHCIPSAMSDDLKT, encoded by the exons ATGCCGGAAGCAAGAAAACGTCGACACAAACCCAAACCCGCCGAAACCGAAACCTTAACCATGGACTATCAATACACCAACCCCACTCCCAGAAACGACGCCGCCGTCGCCGAGACTCATCACAAACCTTCTTCCCCTCGTCTCACACGTGGCCGTGCCAGACGAACCCTTACCGAAGACGAAAACAACAACATTAACGTTGACAGTTCCAACTCTAACTTCGGCCATTTGGCTTCCGCAGAACGAAGCAGACATGGAGATGCAAACGAAATTACGGTATTGCCCCCGAGGTCGGATAGCGTGGCAGTTAAAGTGGTGCCGTCGATGGACGCTGTCGTGAAAGTGTTCTGTGTTCACACGGAGCCGAATTTTTCGTTGCCGTGGCAGAGGAAACGGCAGTTTAGTTCGAGTAGTAGCGGGTTTATTGTGGGGGGAAGAAGAGTTTTGACTAATGCACATTCGGTTGAGCACCATACACAAGTCAAATTGAAAAAGCGAGGTTCCGATAGGAAATACTTGGCCACTGTTTTGTCTATTGGGATCGAGTGTGATATtg CAATTTTGACTGTTAACGATGATGAGTTTTGGGAAGGAGTTTCACCGGTAGAGTTTGGAGACTTACCAGCTCTCCAAGACGCTGTAACTGTTGTGGGGTATCCAATTGGGGGTGACACTATCTCTGTGACAAGTGGGGTTGTTTCGCGCATGGAGATACTGTCTTATTGCCAACAGTCAACTGAGCTACTGGGACTGCAG ATAGATGCCGCTataaattttggaaattctGGTGGACCTGCATTTAATGATAAGGGCAAATGTGTTGGTATTGCATTTCAATCTCTAAAACATGAGGATGTGGAAAATATAGGTTATGTGATACCCACACCTGTTATTATGCACTTTATTCAAGATTATGTCAGAAATGGTGATTATACAG GGTTCCCCATTCTTGGAGTTGAGTGGCAGAAGATGGAAAACCCTGATTTGCGTCTGTCAATGGGGATGAGATGTGATCAAAAAGGTGTTCGAATTAGAAGAATTGAACCAACAGCTCCAGAATCTCAGGTTCTGAAGCCATCTGATATTATCATTAGCTTTGATGGCATTGATATTGCTAACGATGGAACAG TCCCATTCAGGCATGGGGAGCGCATAAGTTTTAGTTACCTTGTTTCTCAAAAATACACTGGAGATACTGCTATTGTAAAAGTTTTCCGCAATTTAGAGGTTATAGAATTCAACATAAAACTTGCGACTCATAAGCGGCTCATCCCAGCACACATCAATGGCCGACCTCCTTCTTATTACATAATGGCAGGATTTGTCTTTACAGCTGTAACTGTTCCGTATCTGCATTCTGAG TATGGAAAGGATTATGAATTTGATGCTCCAGCCAAACTGTTGGATAAGTTTCTACACGCAATGGCACAATCTGTGGATGAACAGGTTGTTGTCATATCTCag GTTCTTGCTTTCAATGGTAAGCCTGTGAGGAATCTTAAAAGCCTAGCTGACATGGTTGAGAGCTGTgaagatgaatatttaaaatttgatctgGAGTACCAACAG ATTGTGGTCCTACAGACTAAGACAGCCAAGGCAGCTACCTCTGACATCCTCTCAACACATTGTATACCTTCTGCTATGTCAGATGACCTCAAAACTTGA